From the Litorilinea aerophila genome, one window contains:
- the upp gene encoding uracil phosphoribosyltransferase: protein MSRSDLSSAWGTAGNVYPSAHPLARHKLTLLRRKTTEPKKFRELVAELAMMLVYEATQDLPLHLEPIETPLTVTQGATMAAKIGLIPILRAGLGMVEGAWKLLPQAEVWHLGLYRDEKTLQPVAYYNKLPTEPTVQLCLILDPMLATGGSAIAAVDVLKNWGVSRIKFVGLIAAPEGITALHSVHPDVDIHVAAVDERLTTRDDPFPPGFIWPGLGDAGDRQFGTG, encoded by the coding sequence GTGTCACGTTCCGATCTGTCGTCCGCGTGGGGCACCGCCGGCAACGTCTATCCGTCGGCCCATCCTTTGGCCCGCCACAAGCTGACCCTGCTCCGCCGCAAGACGACCGAACCCAAAAAGTTCCGGGAGCTGGTCGCGGAGCTGGCCATGATGCTGGTCTATGAGGCCACCCAGGACCTGCCCCTGCACCTGGAGCCCATCGAAACACCCCTCACCGTGACCCAAGGGGCCACCATGGCCGCCAAGATCGGCCTGATCCCCATCCTGCGGGCCGGGCTGGGCATGGTGGAAGGGGCCTGGAAGCTGCTGCCCCAGGCCGAGGTGTGGCACCTGGGCCTCTACCGGGACGAGAAAACCCTCCAGCCGGTGGCCTACTACAACAAGCTGCCCACGGAACCCACCGTCCAGCTCTGCCTGATCCTGGACCCCATGCTGGCCACGGGCGGCTCGGCCATCGCCGCGGTGGATGTGCTCAAGAACTGGGGGGTCTCTCGCATCAAGTTCGTCGGCCTGATCGCCGCGCCCGAAGGGATCACCGCCCTCCACAGCGTTCACCCGGATGTGGACATCCACGTGGCCGCCGTAGACGAGCGGCTGACCACCCGGGACGATCCCTTCCCGCCGGGTTTCATCTGGCCCGGCCTGGGCGATGCCGGGGACCGTCAGTTCGGCACAGGCTGA
- a CDS encoding FAD-binding protein: MKTPTMDASVQRLRPTTVEEVQEAVGRHPRIKPVGNGSKRALARPGPGETVLELGGLAQILEYEPAEYTFTALAGTPVATIQAALAEHGQYLPFDPPLAEQGATLGGTVAAGLSGSGRYRYGGVRDFLLGVRFVDGQGRLVRGGGKVVKNAAGFDFPKLMVGSLGRLGVLVEVSFKVFPRPPAYATLVVPRPSLEDALETLARVATAPLDVEALDLVPGEQPQQQATLHLRLGGLPEVMAARADRLREFVGGGELYQGEEDAALWRQVAGFQWAPADHTVVKIPVTPTTIPALEERLASVNAPRRYAVGGHLAWLAWPGPLTQLDRWLAELGLGGLAILGSAEPVELGVRRGLPFLRRIQEALDPEKRFSTTERT, translated from the coding sequence ATGAAGACGCCAACCATGGATGCCTCCGTGCAACGGCTCCGGCCCACCACGGTGGAAGAGGTCCAGGAAGCCGTGGGCCGCCATCCCCGGATCAAGCCGGTGGGCAACGGCAGCAAACGTGCCCTGGCCCGTCCTGGACCCGGGGAAACCGTGTTGGAGCTGGGGGGGCTTGCCCAGATCCTGGAGTATGAGCCGGCCGAATACACCTTCACTGCGCTGGCCGGCACGCCCGTGGCCACCATCCAGGCCGCCCTGGCCGAACATGGCCAGTATCTGCCCTTCGACCCGCCCCTGGCTGAACAGGGCGCCACCCTGGGCGGCACTGTGGCCGCCGGCCTGAGCGGATCCGGCCGATATCGCTATGGCGGCGTGCGAGACTTCCTCCTGGGCGTGCGCTTTGTGGACGGCCAGGGACGCCTGGTGCGAGGCGGCGGCAAGGTGGTCAAGAACGCCGCCGGCTTCGACTTTCCCAAGCTCATGGTGGGCAGCCTGGGCCGGCTGGGCGTGCTGGTAGAGGTCTCGTTCAAGGTCTTTCCCCGCCCCCCTGCCTATGCCACCCTGGTTGTCCCCCGCCCCTCCCTGGAGGACGCCCTGGAGACCCTGGCCAGGGTGGCCACCGCGCCCCTGGATGTGGAAGCCCTGGACCTGGTGCCCGGTGAACAGCCCCAACAACAGGCGACCCTCCACCTGCGCCTGGGCGGCCTGCCCGAGGTGATGGCCGCGCGGGCAGACCGGCTGCGAGAGTTCGTGGGCGGCGGCGAGCTGTACCAGGGCGAGGAGGACGCGGCCCTCTGGCGTCAGGTGGCCGGGTTCCAGTGGGCGCCGGCAGACCATACGGTGGTCAAGATCCCGGTCACGCCGACCACCATTCCGGCGCTGGAGGAGCGCCTGGCCTCCGTGAACGCCCCCCGGCGCTATGCCGTGGGCGGCCACCTGGCCTGGCTTGCCTGGCCTGGCCCCCTGACCCAGCTGGACAGATGGCTGGCGGAGCTGGGGCTGGGCGGCCTGGCGATCCTGGGGTCGGCCGAGCCGGTGGAGCTGGGGGTGCGCCGGGGGCTGCCCTTTTTGCGGCGCATCCAGGAAGCGCTGGATCCGGAGAAGCGTTTTTCAACCACAGAGCGGACATAG
- a CDS encoding TraR/DksA family transcriptional regulator encodes MLRDDFVEKEKQKLLEEREQVLDELTHLRELMQSEVDVEPDEGDAEIFEREKNAALIAVLENKLQGIEAALRSIEKGQYGICERCGQPIELERLEVKPDATLCVKCQQEVERRNRRSRPTRPFEW; translated from the coding sequence ATGTTACGTGACGATTTTGTAGAAAAAGAAAAACAAAAATTGCTGGAAGAGCGGGAGCAGGTCCTCGATGAACTCACCCATCTGCGGGAATTGATGCAGAGCGAGGTGGATGTGGAGCCCGATGAGGGCGACGCAGAGATCTTCGAGCGGGAGAAGAACGCCGCCCTGATCGCCGTGCTGGAAAACAAGCTGCAGGGCATCGAGGCCGCGCTCCGCTCCATCGAAAAGGGCCAGTATGGCATCTGCGAGCGCTGTGGCCAGCCCATTGAGCTGGAGCGGCTGGAAGTCAAGCCGGACGCCACCCTCTGCGTCAAGTGTCAGCAGGAGGTGGAGCGCCGCAACCGCCGCAGCCGCCCCACCCGGCCGTTCGAATGGTAA
- the lipA gene encoding lipoyl synthase: MTEQTNVTKTELGTITLEPAPQGPGQLTRGRRPPWLRVKAPDSPKFRELRGLFRGKHLHTVCEEALCPNIGECWGRGTATFLLMGDTCTRSCGFCKIKTGRPGPLDPDEPRRVAESVRAMGLQHAVLTSVNRDEQADGGAWVFAESIYWIRKLVPGCTVEVLIPDFKGDWAALQTVMDAQPEILNHNTETVPRLYRTVRPQAKYARSMELLRRAKAMDPSTLTKSGIMVGLGETWEEILQVMDDLRANDVDIMTIGQYLQPSRFHLPIVRYYTPDEFARLKEEGERRGFKWVESGPLVRSSYHADGQAHLALQARQFQPVPN; the protein is encoded by the coding sequence ATGACTGAACAAACCAATGTGACCAAGACTGAACTGGGCACCATCACCCTGGAGCCGGCTCCCCAGGGACCGGGCCAGTTAACCCGGGGGCGGCGGCCGCCGTGGCTGCGGGTCAAGGCGCCGGACAGCCCCAAATTCCGGGAGTTGCGGGGGCTGTTCCGGGGCAAGCACCTGCACACGGTCTGTGAGGAGGCCCTGTGTCCCAACATCGGCGAATGTTGGGGGCGGGGCACCGCGACCTTCCTGCTCATGGGGGACACCTGCACCCGGAGCTGCGGTTTCTGCAAGATCAAGACGGGCCGGCCCGGCCCCCTGGACCCGGACGAACCCCGGCGGGTTGCCGAAAGCGTGCGGGCCATGGGCCTGCAGCACGCGGTGCTGACCAGCGTCAACCGGGACGAGCAGGCCGACGGCGGCGCCTGGGTCTTTGCTGAGAGCATCTACTGGATCCGGAAACTGGTGCCGGGCTGCACCGTGGAGGTCCTGATCCCGGACTTCAAGGGCGACTGGGCAGCCCTGCAGACCGTCATGGACGCGCAGCCGGAGATCCTCAACCACAACACCGAGACGGTGCCCCGCCTCTATCGCACGGTGCGGCCCCAGGCCAAGTACGCCCGCAGCATGGAGTTGTTGCGGCGGGCCAAGGCCATGGATCCGTCCACCTTGACCAAGTCCGGCATTATGGTGGGGTTGGGCGAGACGTGGGAGGAGATCCTCCAGGTGATGGACGACCTGCGGGCCAATGATGTGGATATCATGACCATCGGCCAGTATCTGCAGCCCAGCCGCTTTCACCTGCCCATCGTGCGCTACTACACGCCCGACGAGTTTGCCCGGCTCAAGGAAGAGGGTGAACGGCGGGGGTTCAAGTGGGTGGAGAGTGGCCCGCTGGTGCGCAGCAGCTATCACGCCGATGGCCAGGCGCACCTGGCCCTGCAGGCCCGTCAGTTTCAGCCTGTGCCGAACTGA
- the glcF gene encoding glycolate oxidase subunit GlcF, producing the protein MQHAIPVEHLGPQGDAMAHAVEKCVHCGFCLAACPTYKVLGEEMDSPRGRIYLMKEALEGHLTVDAMAPYIDRCLGCMACVTACPSGVEYGELLAPFRAFAEPKRSRTGLERLTRLLVKETLPYPGRFRLAASLGHLARPFQRLLPGPFAAMLELLPASLPTAPRLPERYPAVGRRRARVALLAGCVQQVLAPQINWATLRVLARNGVEVVIPRGQGCCGSLSMHIGEAEQARALARRNLAAWPEDVDAVLTNAAGCGSGMREYGLLFKGEPEEEAARRLAEKTQDVSVFLQELGLEPPPPLPEAITAAYHDACHLAHAQRVTAQPRRLLASVPNLSLVEIPEGELCCGSAGTYNLEQPEVAAELGERKARNILATGAQAVITGNIGCMTQIQAHLQALGHDLPVWHTMEVLDRAYRAAQPSRG; encoded by the coding sequence ATGCAACACGCCATACCCGTGGAACACCTTGGGCCCCAGGGCGATGCCATGGCCCATGCGGTGGAGAAATGTGTACACTGCGGCTTCTGCCTGGCTGCCTGCCCCACCTACAAAGTGCTGGGCGAAGAAATGGACTCCCCCCGTGGCCGCATCTACCTGATGAAAGAAGCCCTGGAAGGGCATCTGACGGTGGACGCCATGGCCCCCTACATCGACCGCTGCCTGGGCTGCATGGCGTGTGTCACCGCCTGTCCGTCCGGCGTGGAATATGGCGAGCTGCTGGCGCCTTTCCGGGCCTTTGCCGAACCCAAACGCAGTCGCACCGGTCTGGAACGGCTGACCCGTCTTCTGGTCAAGGAGACCCTTCCCTACCCCGGCCGCTTCCGCCTGGCCGCCTCCCTGGGCCACCTGGCCAGGCCTTTCCAGCGCCTGTTGCCCGGCCCCTTCGCGGCCATGCTGGAGCTGCTGCCAGCCAGCCTGCCCACGGCGCCCCGCCTGCCGGAGCGCTACCCGGCTGTCGGTCGGCGGCGGGCCCGGGTGGCACTGCTGGCCGGCTGCGTCCAGCAGGTGTTGGCGCCCCAGATCAACTGGGCCACCTTGCGGGTGTTGGCCCGCAACGGCGTGGAGGTGGTCATTCCCCGGGGGCAGGGCTGCTGTGGCTCCCTCTCCATGCACATCGGCGAGGCAGAGCAGGCCCGGGCCCTGGCTCGACGCAACCTGGCTGCCTGGCCCGAAGACGTGGACGCGGTGCTCACCAACGCGGCCGGCTGCGGCTCGGGCATGAGGGAGTACGGGTTACTGTTCAAGGGCGAGCCAGAGGAAGAAGCGGCCCGGCGCCTGGCGGAAAAGACCCAGGACGTCAGCGTCTTCCTCCAGGAGCTGGGACTGGAGCCGCCTCCGCCCCTGCCAGAGGCCATCACCGCGGCCTATCATGACGCCTGCCACCTGGCCCATGCCCAGCGGGTCACCGCCCAGCCCCGTCGGCTTCTGGCCAGCGTGCCCAACCTCTCCCTGGTGGAGATCCCGGAGGGCGAGCTCTGCTGCGGCTCGGCCGGCACCTACAACCTGGAACAGCCCGAGGTGGCCGCGGAGCTGGGCGAACGTAAGGCCCGGAACATCCTGGCCACCGGAGCCCAGGCCGTCATCACCGGCAACATTGGCTGCATGACCCAGATTCAGGCCCACCTTCAGGCCTTGGGCCATGACCTGCCCGTCTGGCATACCATGGAAGTGTTGGATCGGGCCTACCGTGCGGCGCAACCCTCCCGCGGTTGA
- a CDS encoding DUF2997 domain-containing protein — protein sequence MNRQEIEIAILPDGRIEYTIKGVKGSACESISALLEQLGQVEVEERTGEYYDQDVTGHVSLHNA from the coding sequence ATGAACCGGCAAGAGATTGAGATCGCCATCCTGCCCGATGGCCGCATCGAGTACACCATCAAGGGGGTCAAGGGAAGCGCCTGTGAGAGCATCAGCGCGCTGCTGGAGCAGTTGGGGCAGGTGGAGGTGGAAGAGCGCACCGGCGAGTACTACGACCAGGATGTGACCGGCCATGTCTCTCTCCACAACGCCTGA
- a CDS encoding DUF1257 domain-containing protein, with protein MSKFVKVKTELRDVALIKRALDDLDMAYQENAEFVHRWSGFRGVLPLVVRQGHVQFGLRPTDGGAYEVVGDDMQMATISKALQQLQQRYAYHKVLEEVSRAGFDLVEEKTGRDQVIRLTVRRWA; from the coding sequence ATGTCCAAGTTTGTGAAAGTCAAGACAGAACTGCGAGATGTGGCCCTGATCAAGCGGGCCCTGGACGACCTGGACATGGCGTACCAGGAAAACGCCGAGTTTGTCCACCGCTGGAGCGGCTTCCGGGGTGTGTTGCCCCTGGTGGTCCGCCAGGGCCATGTCCAGTTTGGCCTGCGTCCCACCGACGGCGGCGCCTACGAAGTAGTGGGCGACGACATGCAGATGGCCACCATCAGCAAGGCCCTGCAACAGCTCCAGCAGCGTTATGCCTACCACAAGGTGCTGGAGGAAGTGTCCCGGGCCGGCTTCGACCTGGTGGAGGAGAAGACCGGCCGCGATCAGGTGATCCGCCTCACCGTGCGGCGCTGGGCCTGA
- the ruvB gene encoding Holliday junction branch migration DNA helicase RuvB, producing MADERSMTGPQAPKPSRAISGEAQPDDGPIDHALRPRTLREMIGQDRLREKIQVLVEAARRRGDALDHVLLYGPPGLGKTTLSHILANEMSANLKVTAGPAIEKAGDLAAILTNLRKNDILFIDEIHRLGRAVEEILYPAMEDYSLNIVVGSGPSARNIQLRLPKFTVIGATTRLALMTAPLRARFGVVERFDFYEQEAIQEIVSRAARLLQVEIDPAGAMEIARRSRGTPRVALRLLRRVRDYAEVRANGVIDRTVARQALALLDVDELGLDELDRRVLDGIINKFGGGPVGLETLAASISEEGDTIMDVVEPYLLQLGFLDRTPRGRVATRAAYEHMGVPYPERPAQNSLFDDSSS from the coding sequence ATGGCAGATGAACGTAGCATGACTGGCCCCCAGGCTCCCAAACCTTCCCGGGCCATCTCCGGTGAGGCCCAGCCGGATGATGGGCCCATCGACCACGCCCTGCGTCCCCGCACCCTGCGGGAGATGATCGGCCAGGATCGCCTGCGGGAAAAAATCCAGGTGTTGGTGGAGGCTGCGCGGCGCCGGGGCGACGCGCTGGATCATGTCTTGCTTTACGGTCCCCCCGGCCTGGGCAAGACCACCCTCAGTCACATCCTGGCCAACGAGATGTCGGCCAACCTGAAGGTGACCGCCGGCCCGGCCATTGAAAAGGCCGGCGACCTGGCCGCCATCCTCACCAATCTGCGCAAGAATGACATCCTCTTCATCGACGAGATTCATCGGTTGGGCCGGGCCGTGGAAGAGATCCTGTATCCTGCCATGGAGGACTACTCCCTCAACATTGTGGTGGGCAGCGGCCCCAGCGCCCGCAACATCCAGTTGCGGCTCCCCAAATTCACCGTCATCGGCGCCACCACCCGCCTGGCCCTGATGACGGCGCCCCTGCGGGCCCGCTTCGGCGTGGTGGAGCGTTTCGACTTCTACGAGCAGGAGGCCATCCAGGAGATCGTCAGCCGGGCGGCCCGCCTCCTCCAGGTGGAGATCGACCCGGCCGGCGCGATGGAGATCGCCCGCCGTTCCCGGGGAACGCCCCGGGTGGCCCTGCGGCTCCTGCGCCGGGTGCGAGATTATGCGGAAGTGCGGGCCAACGGCGTCATCGACCGCACCGTGGCCCGTCAGGCCCTGGCTCTGTTGGATGTGGATGAGCTGGGGTTGGACGAACTGGATCGGCGGGTGTTGGATGGGATCATCAACAAGTTTGGCGGGGGCCCCGTGGGCCTGGAGACCCTGGCCGCCAGCATCAGCGAGGAGGGGGACACCATCATGGATGTGGTGGAGCCCTATCTGCTGCAACTGGGCTTTCTGGATCGGACGCCCCGGGGACGGGTGGCGACCCGGGCCGCCTACGAGCACATGGGCGTTCCCTACCCGGAACGGCCCGCCCAAAACAGCCTCTTTGACGACTCCTCTAGCTAG